A region of Vitis vinifera cultivar Pinot Noir 40024 chromosome 13, ASM3070453v1 DNA encodes the following proteins:
- the LOC104881156 gene encoding uncharacterized protein LOC104881156: protein MTVNSNYLKSDQLLNDPIRQIESKRKIRGNEKGKGGENLSGYYVFTEHLLPLPHLPGLQLRLGPLQLHHLGPQAGDFLNGMATWVSTSVASAFFASLERCSCINLSTTDMDDDDYGEEAKDRPLMLTSESPKSDVVNSSCRS from the exons ATGACTGTCAATTCAAACTATTTGAAGTCGGATCAATTGTTAAACGATCCAATTCGTCAGATTGAATCGAAAAG GAAAATAAGAGGGAATGAGAAGGGAAAAGGGGGGGAAAATTTATCGGGCTATTATGTCTTCACCGAGCATCTCCTCCCTCTCCCCCACCTCCCTGGCCTTCAGCTCCGCCTTGGACCGCTCCAGCTCCACCACCTTGGCCCTCAGGCAGGCGATTTCCTCAACGGCATGGCAACTTGGGTCAGCACCAGCGTGGCATCAGCCTTCTTCGCGTCTCTGGAGCGTTGCTCCTGCATCAATCTGTCCACGACCGACATGGACGACGACGACTATGGGGAGGAGGCCAAGGACCGGCCTTTGATGCTCACCAGTGAGTCCCCAAAAAGCGACGTCGTCAATAGTAGTTGTCGATCCTGA
- the LOC100260169 gene encoding sedoheptulose-1,7-bisphosphatase, chloroplastic encodes METGVTCYARGAFLHTSVSSQHSTALVSPPSISPSFSSKSLRSSSLFGESLRVVPRSSLKVSRTKNSSLVTRCEVGDSLEEFLTKATPDKGLIRLMMCMGEALRTIAFKVRTASCGGTACVNSFGDEQLAVDMVANQLLFEALNYSHFCKHACSEEVPDLQDMGGPVEGGFSVAFDPLDGSSIVDTNFTVGTIFGVWPGDKLTGVTGRDQVAAAMGIYGPRTTYVLALKDIPGTHEFLLLDEGKWQHVKDTTEIGEGKLFSPGNLRATFDNPDYDKLINYYVREKYTLRYTGGMVPDVNQIIVKEKGIFTNVTSPSSKAKLRLLFEVAPLGFLIEKAGGFSSDGTQSVLDKVINNLDERTQVAYGSKNEIIRFEETLYGSSRLKAGVPVGAAV; translated from the exons ATGGAGACTGGTGTCACGTGCTACGCACGTGGGGCTTTCCTCCACACCAGTGTCTCCTCTCAGCACTCCACTGCACTAGTTTCTCCACCTTCCATCTCTCCTTCCTTCAGCTCCAAG AGCCTGAGATCAAGCTCGCTGTTCGGGGAGTCGTTGCGGGTGGTGCCCAGATCTTCACTCAAGGTTTCAAGGACGAAGAACTCTTCCCTTGTAACCAGATGCGAGGTCGGTGATAGCCTG GAAGAGTTCCTTACAAAGGCAACCCCAGATAAGGGACTGATCAGGCTAATGATGTGCATGGGAGAAGCTTTGAGGACCATTGCCTTCAAAGTGAGAACAGCTTCTTGTGGAGGAACTGCTTGTGTTAACTCTTTTGGTGATGAGCAGCTCGCTGTGGACATGGTTGCCAACCAGCTCCTATTTGAG GCCTTGAATTACTCGCACTTCTGCAAACACGCTTGCTCTGAAGAAGTTCCTGATCTCCAAGACATGGGAGGCCCAGTTGAAG GAGGATTTAGTGTTGCTTTTGATCCACTTGATGGCTCCAGTATAGTGGACACAAATTTCACAGTGGGCACCATCTTTGGGGTGTGGCCAGGAGATAAGTTAACTGGGGTAACAGGAAGAGACCAAGTTGCAGCAGCAATGGGGATTTATGGTCCTCGAACTACATATGTTCTTGCCCTTAAAGACATCCCTGGAACCCATGAGTTCCTCCTCCTTGATGAAG GGAAATGGCAACATGTAAAAGATACAACAGAAATTGGTGAAGGAAAGCTGTTCTCCCCCGGAAATTTGAGGGCCACTTTTGACAACCCTGACTATGATAAG CTGATCAACTACTATGTAAGAGAAAAGTACACTTTGAGATACACTGGAGGAATGGTGCCAGATGTTAACCAG ATCATTGTAAAAGAGAAAGGTATCTTCACAAATGTGACATCCCCATCTTCCAAAGCCAAGCTGAGACTGTTGTTTGAGGTGGCTCCTTTGGGCTTCTTGATTGAGAAAGCTGGAGGCTTCAGTAGTGATGGCACTCAATCTGTGTTGGACAAGGTGATCAATAATCTTGATGAGAGAACTCAAGTTGCTTATGGGTCCAAGAATGAGATTATCAGGTTTGAAGAAACACTATATGGGTCATCCAGGCTCAAGGCAGGCGTGCCTGTTGGAGCTGCTGTCTAA
- the LOC100853171 gene encoding uncharacterized protein LOC100853171 gives METSIQITGLNYHTLSGSVVFSDTGSGVKSFRVALRILCFKLLPFLQAQALAVGNGKWRGTVGSIVDAPIDKVWVMVSQTKRLPEWMPMVERCTDLDGDEGVPGYIRLVSGFMFPQQDGERSWVKEKLVFMNPSSHSYAYKMEASNVGLDGSVNSLKLVDYGDDSTLVDWSFEINPLDGACEDSIIDYLGFLYKSCINRIKGAIEAWDKKV, from the exons ATGGAAACT AGCATACAAATCACTGGCCTGAACTACCATACACTGTCTGGCTCAGTAGTGTTCAGTGACACTGGATCAGGAGTCAAATCTTTTCGAGTGGCACTCag GATTCTGTGTTTTAAACTTTTACCCTTTCTGCAGGCACAGGCATTAGCAGTGGGGAACGGGAAATGGCGTGGAACAGTTGGAAGCATTGTGGATGCACCCATAGACAAAGTTTGGGTGATGGTGTCACAGACTAAAAGACTACCAGAATGGATGCCAATGGTTGAAAGATGCACTGACTTGGATGGAGATGAAGGCGTTCCAGGCTATATCCGGCTGGTCTCCGGCTTCATGTTCCCTCAACAAGATGGAGAAAGGTCATGGGTCAAGGAGAAGCTAGTTTTCATGAACCCATCATCACATAGTTATGCATACAAAATGGAAGCAAGCAATGTAGGTTTAGATGGGTCTGTAAATTCATTAAAGCTTGTGGATTATGGAGATGATTCGACACTAGTAGACTGGTCATTTGAGATAAACCCTTTAGACGGTGCTTGTGAGGACAGCATTATAGACTATCTAGGATTTCTCTATAAATCTTGTATTAATAGGATTAAGGGTGCCATTGAAGCTTGGGACAAAAAAGTTTGA
- the LOC100247392 gene encoding laccase-4, with the protein MEFRVGAMLLVVLIFPTLVGAMVRHYKFSVVMKNTTRLCATKPIVTVNGRFPGPKLYAREDDTVIVRVINHVTYNVTLHWHGVKQLRTGWSDGPAYVTQCPIQPGQSYIYNFTLSGQRGTLLWHAHISWLRATMYGAIVILPKRGVPYPFPKPDREVVVILGEWWKADVEAVINQAIQSGLPPNISDAHTINGHPGPTSTCSSQGYTLNVESGKTYMLRIVNAAVNDELFFKISGHQLTVVEVDAIYAKPFKTDTLFIAPGQTTNALLTADQGAGKYLVVVSPFMDAPIPVDNITGTAILSYTGTLAASPTVLTTSPSQNATQLTSSFMDSLKSLNSKQYPANVPLAIDHSLLFTIGVGVNPCSTCVNGSRLVSYINNVTFVMPTTGLLEAHYYNIGGVFTVDFPGNPLIAFNYTGTQPSNMQTMNGTRLYRLAYNSTVQVVIQGTAMISPESHPTHLHGFDFYAVGRGLGNFDPVNDPKKFNLIDPIARNTIGVPSGGWTAIRFRADNPGVWLLHCHLEVHTTWGLKMAFLVENGKGPNESLVPPPSDLPKC; encoded by the exons atggAGTTTCGGGTAGGTGCAATGCTACTTGTGGTACTGATATTTCCAACATTGGTTGGGGCCATGGTTCGCCACTACAAGTTCAGT GTGGTGATGAAGAACACGACAAGGCTTTGTGCAACTAAGCCTATAGTGACTGTGAATGGGCGGTTTCCAGGGCCTAAGCTCTACGCAAGGGAGGATGACACGGTGATTGTGAGGGTCATCAACCACGTTACCTACAATGTTACCCTCCACTG GCATGGGGTGAAGCAATTGCGGACAGGGTGGTCAGATGGGCCAGCATACGTCACTCAGTGTCCGATTCAACCGGGGCAAAGCTATATCTATAATTTCACTCTGTCTGGCCAGAGAGGCACCCTTCTTTGGCATGCACACATTTCCTGGCTAAGGGCTACTATGTATGGTGCCATTGTCATCTTGCCTAAGCGGGGTGTTCCTTACCCTTTCCCCAAGCCCGATAGAGAAGTTGTTGTCATATTAG GGGAATGGTGGAAGGCGGACGTTGAAGCTGTGATCAACCAGGCTATACAATCCGGTTTGCCACCAAATATATCAGACGCGCACACCATTAATGGCCATCCAGGCCCCACATCAACTTGCTCTTCTCAGG GTTATACTTTGAATGTTGAAAGTGGAAAGACCTACATGCTGAGGATCGTCAATGCTGCTGTGAATGATGAGCTGTTTTTCAAGATTTCTGGCCATCAACTGACCGTTGTGGAGGTGGATGCCATCTATGCCAAGCCCTTCAAAACTGATACCTTATTCATAGCTCCAGGGCAAACCACAAATGCCCTTTTAACTGCAGATCAAGGCGCTGGCAAGTACTTGGTTGTCGTGTCGCCTTTCATGGATGCTCCTATCCCAGTAGACAACATCACAGGAACTGCTATTTTGAGCTACACAGGCACCCTTGCTGCTTCCCCTACTGTCCTTACCACCAGCCCTTCTCAAAATGCAACCCAATTAACATCAAGCTTCATGGACTCTCTTAAGAGCCTCAATTCAAAGCAGTACCCTGCAAATGTGCCATTAGCTATAGACCATTCTCTTCTTTTCACCATTGGTGTTGGGGTCAATCCGTGTTCTACATGCGTAAATGGGAGCCGCCTTGTGTCCTATATCAACAATGTTACCTTTGTGATGCCAACTACTGGTCTCCTTGAAGCACATTACTATAACATAGGTGGGGTTTTTACTGTTGACTTTCCTGGAAACCCGCTCATTGCCTTCAACTATACTGGCACTCAGCCATCAAATATGCAAACCATGAATGGCACAAGGCTCTACAGATTGGCCTATAATTCAACAGTTCAAGTTGTGATTCAGGGGACTGCAATGATATCACCAGAGAGCCATCCAACCCATCTTCATGGCTTTGATTTCTATGCAGTTGGGAGGGGACTAGGGAATTTTGATCCAGTGAATGATCCCAAGAAGTTCAACCTCATTGACCCTATTGCAAGAAACACAATAGGAGTACCATCAGGGGGATGGACTGCAATCAGATTCAGGGCAGACAACCCAG GTGTGTGGCTGTTGCATTGTCATTTGGAAGTACACACAACTTGGGGGCTCAAGATGGCCTTTCTGGTGGAGAATGGGAAAGGTCCAAATGAGTCACTTGTACCACCTCCCTCTGACCTTCCAAAATGTTAG
- the LOC100255200 gene encoding transcription factor DIVARICATA yields the protein METLYPASHISTSNWWLQDSNSTLWTKEENKRFERALAIYDENSPDRWLKVAEMIPGKTVWDVIQQYKILEEDVNDIEAGMFPIRGYLAPSFTLELVENRGLDALRKRTATMVRASDQERKKGVPWTEDEHRRFLMGLIKHGKGDWRNISRNFVVSKTPTQVASHAQKYFARQLSGGKDKRRPSIHDITTVNLTDTTPPENNKSPSLHHSTALQSQQKSTGAPKVILDWDHSNDGALMVFNSTHGNLFMPSPYEVASFGTHHGAHIVPRNPVFQIQSARHQVRG from the exons ATGGAAACTCTCTATCCAGCTTCGCATATATCGACTTCGAATTGGTGGTTGCAGGACAGCAACAGCACCCTATGGACTAAAGAAGAGAATAAGAGGTTTGAGAGAGCTCTTGCTATTTATGATGAGAACTCTCCGGATCGGTGGTTGAAGGTGGCGGAAATGATCCCAGGGAAGACTGTGTGGGATGTGATACAGCAGTACAAGATACTGGAAGAAGATGTCAACGATATAGAAGCAGGGATGTTTCCAATTCGTGGCTACCTTGCCCCTTCTTTTACACTGGAGTTGGTTGAGAATCGTGGCTTGGATGCGTTAAGAAAGAGGACCGCCACTATGGTTCGAGCTTCTGATCAGGAGAGGAAGAAAGGGGTTCCATGGACAGAAGATGAGCACAG GCGATTTCTGATGGGTCTTATAAAGCATGGTAAGGGAGACTGGAGAAACATATCCCGGAATTTTGTAGTATCTAAGACGCCTACTCAAGTAGCCAGCCATGCCCAGAAATACTTCGCTAGGCAGCTTTCAGGAGGGAAAGATAAGAGGAGGCCGAGCATCCACGACATCACAACGGTCAATCTGACCGACACTACTCCCCCAGAGAACAATAAATCTCCTTCATTGCATCACTCAACTGCACTTCAGTCGCAGCAGAAGTCCACTGGTGCTCCAAAAGTAATACTGGACTGGGATCATTCCAATGATGGAGCCCTCATGGTATTCAATTCGACTCATGGCAATTTGTTCATGCCATCGCCATATGAAGTTGCTTCGTTCGGTACCCATCATGGAGCTCATATTGTACCTCGCAATCCAGTGTTTCAAATCCAATCTGCAAGACATCAAGTTCGTGGATGA